A stretch of Anas acuta chromosome 3, bAnaAcu1.1, whole genome shotgun sequence DNA encodes these proteins:
- the LBH gene encoding protein LBH isoform X2 — MTEVMMNTPAMDEIGLSPRKDGLSYQIFPDPSDFDCYCKLKDRLPSIVVEPTEGDVESGELRWPPEEFLVQEEDEEEEEGEENCEDAKKDNKEQ, encoded by the exons ATGACTGAAGTGATGATGAACACCCCAGCTATGGACGAGATCGGGCTGAGCCCCCGCAAGGATGGCCTGTCGTACCAG ATCTTCCCCGATCCCTCTGACTTTGACTGCTACTGCAAGCTGAAGGACCGCCTGCCCTCCATCGTGGTGGAGCCAACAGAGGGCGATGTGGAGAGCGGGGAGCTAAGATGGCCGCCAGAAGAGTTCCTTGTgcaggaggaggacgaggaggaggaggagggggaagaaaactGTGAAGATGCAAAGAAGGACAACAAGGAGCAATAA
- the LBH gene encoding protein LBH isoform X1, with translation MSVLCPLPCPDYLRSAEMTEVMMNTPAMDEIGLSPRKDGLSYQIFPDPSDFDCYCKLKDRLPSIVVEPTEGDVESGELRWPPEEFLVQEEDEEEEEGEENCEDAKKDNKEQ, from the exons ATGTCCGtgctctgccccctgccctg CCCCGATTATCTGAGATCAGCTGAAATGACTGAAGTGATGATGAACACCCCAGCTATGGACGAGATCGGGCTGAGCCCCCGCAAGGATGGCCTGTCGTACCAG ATCTTCCCCGATCCCTCTGACTTTGACTGCTACTGCAAGCTGAAGGACCGCCTGCCCTCCATCGTGGTGGAGCCAACAGAGGGCGATGTGGAGAGCGGGGAGCTAAGATGGCCGCCAGAAGAGTTCCTTGTgcaggaggaggacgaggaggaggaggagggggaagaaaactGTGAAGATGCAAAGAAGGACAACAAGGAGCAATAA